The proteins below come from a single Longimicrobium sp. genomic window:
- a CDS encoding formyl transferase: MSQSRRVVLLCGPGPSTHIVHHALTRELGPIDTVMETVPTRWFLLRRRVKKLGLATVAGQLPFQAAVVPLLRRASAARIEAIKREHGLDDSPIQDPITHVPSVNTDEAREVLRRLDPAVVVVNGTRIIARKTLDCVAAPFVNMHAGITPAYRGVHGGYWALAEGRPELAGTTIHFVDEGIDTGGIIAQGRFSVTPEDSFATYPYLHLAAGVPLLVRTVRGILDGNLQRDPVPEGLASRLRTHPTLWGYAAARLRGVR; this comes from the coding sequence GTGAGCCAGTCGCGCCGGGTGGTGCTGCTGTGCGGCCCCGGCCCCTCCACCCACATCGTGCACCACGCGCTCACCCGCGAGCTGGGCCCCATCGACACCGTCATGGAGACGGTTCCCACGCGCTGGTTCCTGCTGCGGCGCCGCGTCAAGAAGCTGGGGCTCGCCACGGTGGCGGGGCAGCTCCCCTTCCAGGCGGCGGTGGTCCCCCTCCTGCGCCGCGCCAGCGCGGCGCGCATCGAGGCGATCAAGCGCGAGCACGGGCTGGACGACTCCCCCATCCAGGACCCCATCACCCACGTCCCCTCCGTAAACACGGACGAGGCGCGCGAGGTGCTGCGGCGGCTGGACCCCGCAGTGGTGGTGGTGAACGGCACGCGGATCATCGCCCGCAAGACGCTGGACTGCGTGGCGGCGCCCTTCGTGAACATGCACGCCGGCATCACCCCCGCGTACCGCGGCGTGCACGGCGGCTACTGGGCGCTGGCGGAGGGGCGCCCCGAGCTGGCGGGCACGACGATCCACTTCGTGGACGAGGGGATCGACACCGGCGGGATCATCGCGCAGGGCCGCTTCAGCGTGACGCCGGAGGACTCCTTCGCCACGTACCCCTACCTGCACCTGGCCGCGGGAGTCCCGCTCCTGGTGCGCACCGTCCGCGGCATCCTGGACGGCAACCTCCAGCGCGACCCGGTCCCCGAGGGGCTGGCCTCCCGGCTCCGCACGCACCCCACGCTCTGGGGGTACGCCGCGGCGCGCCTGCGCGGGGTGCGGTGA
- a CDS encoding GNAT family N-acetyltransferase → MSVRVRPATADDAEAMVAVIREGFAPELLDAMIYGCAGMGRFIRDELELPPGLCDRTYTVAERDGGVLGCVELRRLPGTLILNYIAVGAELRSSGVARQLLLEAILQAGGERYGSMVLDVFTDNGVARGWYQRLGFAAGDHAGWWSVPMPGVAPGAPHAVVNGFPQAEASQLRFGFSQLDVTTADGSYAVGRMGAKWFRLSQAAALRDGALLATLRMLDPARGLLLLLPEGQLPAEAAPGAIRLTESERMSIGIPELLGRLRQAR, encoded by the coding sequence GTGAGCGTGCGGGTGCGCCCCGCCACGGCGGACGACGCCGAGGCGATGGTGGCGGTGATCCGCGAGGGCTTCGCGCCGGAGCTCCTCGACGCCATGATCTACGGGTGCGCGGGGATGGGCCGCTTCATCCGCGACGAGCTGGAGCTCCCCCCCGGCCTCTGCGACCGCACCTACACCGTCGCGGAGCGGGACGGGGGCGTGCTGGGGTGCGTGGAGCTGCGCCGCCTGCCGGGCACGCTCATCCTCAACTACATCGCGGTGGGCGCGGAGCTGCGCTCGTCGGGCGTCGCCAGGCAGCTCCTGCTGGAGGCGATTCTGCAGGCGGGCGGCGAGCGCTACGGCAGCATGGTGCTGGACGTCTTCACCGACAACGGCGTCGCGCGCGGCTGGTACCAGCGGCTGGGCTTCGCGGCAGGGGACCACGCCGGGTGGTGGAGCGTGCCGATGCCCGGCGTCGCCCCCGGTGCGCCGCACGCGGTCGTGAACGGCTTCCCCCAGGCGGAGGCGTCGCAGCTCCGGTTCGGCTTCTCGCAGCTCGACGTCACCACCGCGGACGGGAGCTACGCCGTGGGCCGCATGGGGGCGAAGTGGTTCCGCCTGTCGCAGGCGGCCGCGCTGCGCGACGGTGCGCTGCTCGCCACGCTGCGGATGCTGGACCCCGCGCGCGGGCTGCTCCTGCTCCTTCCGGAAGGGCAGCTCCCGGCCGAGGCCGCCCCCGGTGCCATCCGGCTGACGGAGAGCGAGCGGATGTCCATCGGCATCCCGGAGCTCCTCGGCCGGCTGCGGCAGGCTCGCTGA
- a CDS encoding DegT/DnrJ/EryC1/StrS family aminotransferase has translation MIEKLAREQRFLRPVLPYGTAREAQQVFLEAARLAEDEVVLLPAFIGWSAREGSGLFDPIQNLGLAYRFYPVTADLRVDVDGFAELLRRERVGVVILVHYFGYVDPGYPVLVELAREHGARLVLEDEAHAMLSDWVGGVCGRAGDACIVSLHKLFPVATGGALVFNTPRHEMLGRIDAPDGGSGALGFDFAEIARRRVRNAALVEELLPELADEVVPLWPGLPEGVVPQTYPVVIRRASRNDLYFRMNEAGFGVVSLYHTLVKELSADDFPASHQLARQIMNLPVHQDAEPHQIRAMMEELGRQVRALPAAH, from the coding sequence GTGATCGAAAAGCTCGCGCGTGAGCAGCGGTTCCTGCGCCCCGTGCTCCCGTACGGAACGGCGCGCGAGGCGCAGCAGGTGTTTCTGGAGGCGGCGCGGCTGGCCGAGGACGAGGTGGTCCTCCTTCCGGCGTTCATCGGCTGGTCGGCGCGCGAGGGGTCCGGTCTGTTCGATCCGATCCAGAACCTGGGGCTGGCCTACCGCTTCTACCCGGTCACGGCCGACCTGCGCGTGGACGTGGACGGATTCGCGGAGCTGCTGCGCAGGGAGCGGGTTGGCGTCGTGATCCTGGTGCACTACTTCGGCTACGTAGATCCCGGCTATCCCGTGCTGGTGGAGCTGGCGCGAGAGCACGGCGCGCGGCTGGTGCTGGAAGACGAGGCGCACGCCATGCTCAGCGATTGGGTAGGCGGCGTCTGCGGGCGCGCGGGCGACGCGTGCATCGTGTCGCTCCACAAGCTGTTCCCCGTGGCCACGGGCGGGGCGCTCGTCTTCAACACCCCGCGACACGAGATGCTGGGCCGCATCGATGCGCCTGACGGCGGTTCCGGCGCGCTCGGCTTCGACTTCGCCGAGATCGCGCGGCGGCGGGTGCGCAACGCGGCGCTCGTCGAGGAGCTGCTCCCGGAGCTGGCGGACGAGGTGGTCCCGCTCTGGCCCGGGCTCCCGGAAGGCGTCGTGCCGCAGACGTATCCCGTGGTGATCCGGCGGGCGTCGCGGAACGACCTGTACTTCCGCATGAACGAGGCGGGCTTCGGCGTCGTGAGCCTGTACCACACGCTGGTGAAGGAGCTGTCGGCGGACGACTTCCCCGCATCGCACCAGCTCGCGCGGCAGATCATGAACCTCCCCGTGCATCAGGACGCCGAGCCGCACCAGATCCGGGCGATGATGGAGGAGCTGGGGCGGCAGGTGCGGGCGCTTCCCGCCGCTCACTGA
- a CDS encoding GNAT family N-acetyltransferase, with translation MSDSGFRVLDAAVEEDRREWLGMWEAWPLREVFAHPDYVALYAEEGAGRARCAVLRSGGASVLYPFVQRDLRGEKFWDASVGPASDLISPYGYGGAYAWGDAPAGLATDFWSRFDGWAREEKVVSEFVRFSLFPEILLDYPGTREERQDNVVRSLDLDEERMWMDFEHKVRKNVKRAQRSGVTVELDPDGARLDDFLRIYQSTMDRREADSRYYFPRSYFERLQGGLAGQFMYFHALLGGEVISTELVLVSAENVYSFLGGTDPEAFATRPNDLLKHEIIRWAAGEGKRRFVLGGGYQKDDGIYRYKLAFAPGGATPYHVGYRVLDPELYAALSRNRPGEPVPEASAGGYFPAYRA, from the coding sequence ATGAGCGACAGCGGTTTCAGGGTTCTGGACGCGGCGGTCGAGGAGGATCGGCGGGAGTGGCTCGGGATGTGGGAAGCGTGGCCCCTGCGCGAGGTGTTCGCGCACCCGGACTACGTGGCGCTGTACGCGGAGGAGGGCGCGGGACGCGCGCGCTGCGCCGTCCTGCGCTCCGGCGGCGCGTCCGTGCTCTACCCGTTCGTGCAGCGCGACCTGCGCGGCGAGAAGTTCTGGGATGCGTCCGTGGGACCCGCGAGCGACCTGATCAGCCCCTACGGCTACGGCGGCGCCTACGCGTGGGGTGACGCGCCCGCCGGTCTCGCCACCGACTTCTGGTCCCGCTTCGACGGGTGGGCGCGGGAGGAAAAGGTCGTCTCCGAGTTCGTCCGCTTCTCGCTCTTTCCGGAGATCCTGCTCGACTATCCCGGCACGCGCGAGGAGCGGCAGGACAACGTCGTCCGCTCGCTGGACCTGGACGAGGAGCGGATGTGGATGGACTTCGAGCACAAGGTGCGCAAGAACGTCAAGCGAGCGCAGCGCAGCGGCGTGACGGTGGAGCTGGACCCGGACGGCGCGCGGCTCGACGACTTCCTCCGCATCTACCAGTCGACGATGGACCGGCGGGAGGCCGATTCGCGCTACTACTTCCCGCGGAGCTACTTTGAGCGCCTCCAGGGCGGGCTGGCGGGGCAGTTCATGTACTTCCACGCGCTGCTGGGCGGCGAGGTGATCTCCACCGAGCTGGTGCTGGTCTCCGCGGAAAACGTGTACTCCTTTCTGGGCGGCACCGATCCGGAGGCGTTCGCCACGCGGCCCAACGACCTGCTCAAGCACGAGATCATCCGCTGGGCGGCGGGGGAGGGGAAGCGGCGCTTCGTGCTGGGGGGCGGCTACCAAAAGGATGACGGCATCTACCGCTACAAGCTGGCATTCGCGCCCGGCGGGGCCACGCCGTACCATGTGGGCTACCGCGTCCTGGACCCCGAGCTATACGCCGCGCTGTCTCGCAACCGGCCCGGCGAGCCGGTGCCCGAAGCGTCCGCCGGCGGCTACTTTCCCGCGTATCGGGCATAA
- a CDS encoding aminotransferase class I/II-fold pyridoxal phosphate-dependent enzyme has translation MNEPRERIYLSSPHMGGAEQELVADAFATNWIAPLGPHVDGFEREFADIVGSPHAAALSSGTAAIHLALILAGVGRGDEVVVSSLTFSASVNPILYVGATPVFIDCDRGSWNMDPALLAQALRDRARAGRLPKAVVVVHLYGQSADLDPIVETCREHGVTLIEDAAEALGASYKGRSPGTLGQTGIFSFNGNKVITTSGGGMLVSDDAALIAKARKLATQARDPAPHYEHSEIGYNYRLSNVLAAIGRGQLRVLADRVAARRRNFHFYARELGGLPGVEFMPEAPWGTHSRWLTCLTIDPAAFGADRETLRLAFEAEDIEARPVWKPMHLQPIFASHDCVGGEVAADLFERGLCLPSGSNLETSHLERVCEVVHRLSKNPPAS, from the coding sequence ATGAACGAACCGCGAGAGCGTATCTATCTGTCGAGCCCCCACATGGGCGGCGCGGAGCAGGAGCTGGTCGCCGACGCGTTCGCGACCAATTGGATCGCGCCGCTCGGCCCGCACGTGGACGGATTCGAGCGCGAGTTCGCCGACATCGTGGGGAGCCCCCACGCCGCGGCGCTGAGCTCCGGCACGGCGGCCATCCACCTCGCGCTGATCCTGGCGGGGGTGGGGAGGGGCGACGAGGTCGTGGTGTCGTCGCTCACCTTCTCCGCGAGCGTGAATCCGATCCTGTACGTGGGCGCGACGCCGGTCTTCATCGACTGCGACCGCGGCTCGTGGAACATGGACCCCGCGCTGCTGGCGCAGGCGCTGCGCGACCGCGCGCGAGCCGGGCGGCTGCCCAAGGCGGTCGTCGTGGTGCACCTGTACGGGCAGAGCGCGGACCTGGACCCCATCGTGGAGACGTGCCGCGAGCACGGCGTCACCCTCATCGAGGACGCGGCGGAAGCGCTCGGCGCCAGCTACAAGGGCCGCAGCCCCGGCACGCTGGGGCAGACGGGGATCTTTTCCTTCAACGGGAACAAGGTCATCACCACCTCCGGGGGCGGGATGCTCGTGTCGGACGACGCGGCGCTCATCGCGAAGGCGCGCAAGCTCGCCACGCAGGCGCGCGACCCGGCCCCGCACTACGAGCACTCGGAGATCGGCTACAACTACCGGCTCAGCAACGTGCTCGCGGCCATCGGGCGGGGGCAGCTGCGCGTGCTGGCCGACCGCGTCGCCGCGCGCCGCCGCAACTTCCACTTCTACGCGCGCGAGCTGGGCGGCCTTCCCGGCGTGGAGTTCATGCCCGAGGCGCCGTGGGGCACGCACAGCCGCTGGCTCACCTGCCTCACCATCGACCCCGCTGCCTTCGGCGCGGACCGCGAGACGCTGCGGCTTGCCTTCGAGGCCGAGGACATCGAGGCGCGCCCCGTGTGGAAGCCGATGCACCTGCAGCCGATCTTCGCCTCGCACGACTGCGTGGGGGGCGAAGTGGCCGCGGACCTCTTTGAGCGCGGGCTCTGCCTCCCCTCCGGCTCCAACCTGGAGACGAGCCACCTGGAGCGCGTGTGCGAGGTGGTGCACCGGCTGTCGAAGAACCCGCCCGCTTCCTGA
- a CDS encoding UDP-glucose/GDP-mannose dehydrogenase family protein, with product MHIAVVGTGYVGLVAGACLAETGNDVVCCDIDAGKIDRLNNGEIPIYEPGLEPLVERNLKEGRLTFTTDVPGAAAAAEVIFIAVGTPPGEDGSADLQHVLAVAETIGRNMPADGPEKIVITKSTVPVGTANKVREAIARHTARPFHVCSNPEFLKEGAAVQDFMRPDRVVVGVDSEHARARLAELYAPYVRSGNPVLFMDIASAEITKYAANAMLATRISFMNTIAGLCEAVGADVSHVRKGIGTDERIGPGFLFAGIGYGGSCFPKDVKALVHTLRETGVDAAILEGVEQVNASQKRVLLERVVAQYGEDLTGRRFAVWGLSFKPETDDMREAPSLTVVRGLCERGATVSAHDPEARHEAGRYFADLIATGALSLCEHNYDCLNGADALLVLTEWGPYRTPDFDRIRSTLGEPVVFDGRNLWDPARMAAMGFRYQSIGRPASTPAAAPAAASA from the coding sequence ATGCATATCGCAGTGGTTGGAACGGGTTATGTGGGCCTGGTGGCCGGCGCGTGCCTCGCCGAGACGGGCAACGACGTGGTCTGCTGCGACATCGACGCGGGGAAGATCGACCGGCTGAACAACGGCGAGATCCCCATCTACGAGCCCGGCCTGGAGCCGCTCGTGGAGCGGAACCTCAAGGAGGGCCGCCTCACCTTCACCACCGACGTGCCCGGCGCGGCGGCGGCGGCCGAGGTGATCTTCATCGCCGTGGGCACCCCTCCGGGCGAGGATGGCTCGGCTGACCTGCAGCACGTGCTGGCCGTGGCCGAGACCATCGGCCGCAACATGCCGGCGGACGGGCCGGAGAAGATCGTCATCACCAAGAGCACCGTGCCCGTGGGAACGGCCAACAAGGTGAGGGAGGCGATCGCCCGCCACACCGCGCGCCCCTTCCACGTCTGCTCCAACCCGGAGTTCCTCAAGGAAGGCGCCGCGGTGCAGGACTTCATGCGCCCGGACCGCGTGGTGGTCGGCGTGGACTCGGAGCACGCGCGCGCCCGCCTGGCGGAGCTGTACGCGCCGTACGTGCGCTCGGGCAACCCGGTGCTCTTCATGGACATCGCGTCCGCCGAGATCACCAAGTACGCGGCCAACGCCATGCTGGCCACCCGCATCTCCTTCATGAACACCATCGCCGGGCTGTGCGAGGCGGTGGGCGCGGACGTGAGCCACGTGCGAAAGGGGATCGGCACGGACGAGCGCATCGGGCCCGGGTTCCTCTTCGCGGGGATCGGCTACGGCGGCTCCTGCTTCCCCAAGGACGTCAAGGCGCTGGTGCACACCCTGCGCGAGACCGGGGTGGACGCGGCGATCCTGGAAGGGGTGGAGCAGGTCAACGCGTCGCAGAAGCGGGTGCTGCTGGAGCGCGTGGTGGCCCAGTATGGCGAGGATCTCACCGGCCGCCGCTTCGCCGTGTGGGGGCTCTCGTTCAAGCCCGAGACGGACGACATGCGCGAGGCGCCCAGCCTCACGGTGGTGCGCGGGCTGTGCGAGCGCGGCGCCACGGTGAGCGCGCACGACCCAGAGGCGCGGCACGAGGCGGGGCGCTACTTCGCGGACCTGATCGCCACGGGGGCGCTCTCCCTGTGCGAGCACAACTACGACTGCCTCAACGGGGCCGACGCGCTGCTGGTGCTGACCGAGTGGGGCCCGTACCGCACGCCGGACTTCGACCGCATCCGCTCCACCCTGGGCGAGCCGGTGGTCTTCGACGGGCGCAACCTGTGGGACCCGGCGCGCATGGCCGCCATGGGCTTCCGCTACCAGTCGATCGGCCGCCCCGCGTCCACCCCCGCGGCGGCGCCGGCTGCCGCCAGCGCCTGA
- a CDS encoding UDP-glucuronic acid decarboxylase family protein: protein MRILITGAAGFLGSHLCDRFLAEGHQVVGVDNYLTGRPENLAHLDGRDDFSFIEQDVTEHIEVDGPLDGVLHFASPASPVDYLEMPIQTLKVGSLGTHKALGLAKAKGARFLLASTSEVYGDPLEHPQPETYWGNVNPVGPRGVYDEAKRFAEAMTMAYHRFHGVETRIVRIFNTYGPRMRPEDGRVVSNFIVQALRGDSLSVYGDGSQTRSFTYVDDLVEGIYRLFHSDRAEPTNIGNPGEFTVRELADRVLAQTESASAIAWHPLPQDDPKVRKPDITVARAVLGWEPTVDLEEGLRRTIPYFRGVVEAGAMAVRTL from the coding sequence ATGCGCATCCTGATCACCGGCGCGGCGGGCTTCCTGGGCTCGCACCTGTGCGACCGCTTCCTGGCCGAGGGGCACCAGGTGGTGGGGGTGGACAACTACCTCACCGGGCGCCCTGAGAACCTGGCGCATCTGGACGGGCGCGACGACTTCTCCTTCATCGAGCAGGACGTCACCGAGCACATCGAGGTGGACGGGCCGCTGGACGGAGTGCTGCACTTCGCCTCGCCCGCCTCGCCGGTGGACTACCTGGAGATGCCGATCCAGACGCTCAAGGTGGGGTCGCTGGGGACGCACAAGGCGCTGGGGCTGGCCAAGGCCAAGGGGGCGCGCTTCCTTCTGGCCTCCACCAGCGAGGTGTACGGCGACCCGCTGGAGCACCCGCAGCCGGAGACGTACTGGGGGAACGTGAACCCGGTGGGGCCGCGCGGGGTGTACGACGAGGCCAAGCGCTTCGCCGAGGCGATGACGATGGCGTACCACCGCTTCCACGGGGTGGAGACGCGCATCGTGCGCATCTTCAACACGTACGGCCCGCGCATGCGCCCCGAGGACGGGCGCGTCGTCTCCAATTTCATCGTGCAGGCGCTGCGCGGCGACTCGCTCTCCGTGTACGGCGACGGCAGCCAGACGCGCTCCTTCACCTACGTGGACGACCTGGTGGAGGGGATCTACCGGCTCTTCCACAGCGACCGTGCGGAGCCCACCAACATCGGCAACCCCGGCGAGTTCACCGTGCGCGAGCTGGCGGACCGGGTGCTGGCGCAAACGGAGAGCGCGTCCGCCATCGCGTGGCACCCGCTGCCGCAGGACGACCCCAAGGTGCGCAAGCCGGACATCACGGTGGCGCGCGCGGTGCTGGGGTGGGAGCCCACGGTGGACCTGGAGGAAGGGCTCCGCCGCACCATCCCCTACTTCCGCGGCGTGGTGGAAGCGGGAGCGATGGCGGTCCGCACCCTGTAG
- a CDS encoding GDP-mannose 4,6-dehydratase, with protein MLVTGGAGFIGGHLCQRLLDRGDEVVCVDSFDSFYDPAIKRGTAAALARSPRFRLVEGDIRDLAGLERELAGAGVGAIVHLAARAGVRPSIEDPVLYTQVNVEGTVAMLELARRLGVKPFVFGSSSSVYGDTPAVPFREDEPAATPISPYAASKRAGELLCHAYAHLHGLAVVCLRFFTVYGPRQRPDLAIHKFARLMAAGEPIPFFGDGSTRRDYTYVDDVVQGIEGAIAYAAARDASFEVFNLGESDTVPLVRLVELLGEAMGVTPALHRLPAQPGDVERTYADISRARALLGYTPRVRIEEGIPRFVEWFRSGQAPAGI; from the coding sequence GTGCTCGTGACCGGTGGCGCCGGCTTCATCGGCGGCCACCTCTGCCAGCGCCTGCTGGACCGCGGCGACGAAGTGGTGTGCGTCGACAGCTTCGACAGCTTCTACGACCCGGCGATCAAGCGCGGGACCGCGGCCGCGCTGGCCCGGTCGCCGCGCTTCCGGCTGGTGGAGGGCGACATCCGCGACCTGGCCGGGCTGGAGCGCGAGCTCGCGGGCGCGGGAGTCGGCGCGATCGTGCACCTGGCGGCCCGCGCGGGGGTGCGGCCCTCCATCGAAGACCCCGTGCTCTACACGCAGGTCAACGTGGAGGGGACCGTCGCCATGCTGGAGCTGGCGCGCCGGTTGGGGGTGAAGCCGTTCGTCTTCGGCTCGTCGTCCAGCGTGTACGGCGACACGCCGGCCGTGCCCTTTCGCGAGGACGAGCCCGCGGCCACCCCCATCTCGCCGTACGCGGCCAGCAAGCGCGCGGGCGAGCTGCTCTGCCATGCCTACGCGCACCTGCACGGGCTGGCGGTGGTGTGCCTGCGCTTCTTTACCGTGTACGGCCCGCGGCAGCGGCCCGACCTGGCGATCCACAAGTTCGCGCGGCTGATGGCGGCGGGGGAGCCGATCCCCTTCTTCGGCGACGGCTCCACGCGGCGCGACTACACCTACGTCGACGACGTCGTGCAGGGGATCGAGGGCGCCATCGCCTACGCCGCGGCGCGCGATGCGTCGTTCGAGGTGTTCAACCTGGGCGAGAGCGACACGGTGCCGCTGGTGCGGCTGGTGGAGCTGCTGGGCGAGGCGATGGGGGTGACACCCGCGCTGCACCGCCTCCCCGCCCAGCCGGGAGACGTGGAGCGGACCTACGCCGACATCTCGCGCGCGCGGGCCCTGCTGGGTTATACTCCGCGCGTTCGAATCGAGGAGGGGATCCCCCGCTTCGTGGAGTGGTTCCGGAGCGGGCAGGCCCCCGCCGGGATCTGA
- a CDS encoding cupin domain-containing protein, producing the protein MTEATVHTNAVPLTTPKIVDKPWGREVWYAHEERYAGKILEVTRGHALSLQKHERKQETMYLQSGRLLYHFNGVDFEMEPGQCITVRPGDVHRIEALEDAVILEVSTPELDDVIRLEDRYGRG; encoded by the coding sequence ATGACAGAGGCAACCGTGCACACCAACGCAGTTCCCCTCACCACACCCAAGATCGTCGACAAGCCCTGGGGGCGCGAAGTGTGGTACGCGCACGAAGAACGCTACGCCGGCAAGATCCTCGAGGTCACCCGCGGCCACGCGCTCTCGCTGCAGAAGCACGAGCGCAAGCAGGAGACGATGTACCTGCAGTCCGGGCGCCTGCTGTACCACTTCAACGGCGTCGACTTCGAGATGGAGCCGGGCCAGTGCATCACCGTGCGCCCCGGCGACGTGCACCGCATCGAGGCGCTGGAGGATGCGGTGATCCTGGAGGTCAGCACCCCCGAGCTGGACGACGTCATCCGCCTGGAAGACCGCTACGGCCGGGGCTGA
- a CDS encoding nucleotidyltransferase family protein: protein MTPSAESAVDGALRLRAWALHVLGAPGAPPPLPPASPAAWGLFLRVERMAIPLADALGALAPTDEHAAVLRGARMAELQRVLSARAALHQIRAIARRRGLTVAVMKGAVAVLRRGAPDLSDVDVYASAPEAAVLAEEIDRLGYRAVGAPGAHALRLRATEDSLPVEVHTSIPGTHGAPERRLVPAPSLPGLCVLHPADHLWYVLHHATEQHAERRGALRDLLVLADAMDACGPDDRREVDRWTAEHWRPELFRRVLEMAEGLRRREGAPADPFRLDAAGRYVAVGWMERTPAHETLRIVLGRSIIAGVARRGGFPCDQGSATLDLPSGYSLLAWMRRRVPRVERLARLAIRLGPEWALYPVGAAAARAAARAVRRAG, encoded by the coding sequence ATGACACCCTCCGCCGAGTCCGCCGTGGACGGGGCCCTGCGGCTCCGCGCCTGGGCGCTGCACGTGCTCGGGGCCCCCGGCGCACCTCCGCCGCTCCCCCCGGCCTCCCCCGCCGCGTGGGGCCTCTTCCTGCGCGTGGAGCGGATGGCGATCCCCCTGGCGGACGCGCTGGGCGCGCTGGCCCCCACCGACGAACACGCGGCGGTGCTGCGCGGCGCGCGCATGGCCGAGCTCCAGCGCGTGCTCTCCGCGCGGGCCGCGCTGCACCAGATCCGGGCGATCGCGCGGCGGCGGGGGCTCACGGTGGCGGTGATGAAGGGCGCGGTGGCGGTGCTGCGCCGCGGCGCCCCCGACCTGTCGGACGTGGACGTCTACGCGAGCGCCCCGGAGGCCGCGGTGCTGGCGGAGGAGATCGACCGCCTGGGCTACCGCGCCGTGGGCGCGCCGGGGGCCCACGCCCTGCGGCTGCGCGCCACGGAGGACTCGCTCCCCGTCGAGGTCCACACCTCCATCCCGGGGACGCACGGAGCGCCGGAGCGGCGCCTGGTGCCGGCGCCCTCGCTGCCGGGGCTGTGCGTCCTCCACCCGGCGGACCACCTCTGGTACGTCCTCCACCACGCCACCGAGCAGCACGCGGAGCGGCGGGGCGCCCTGCGCGACCTCCTCGTCCTTGCCGACGCCATGGACGCCTGCGGGCCGGACGACCGCCGCGAGGTGGACCGCTGGACGGCGGAGCACTGGCGTCCGGAGCTGTTCCGCCGCGTGCTGGAGATGGCCGAGGGGCTCCGCCGCCGCGAGGGAGCGCCCGCGGACCCCTTTCGCCTGGACGCCGCGGGGAGGTACGTGGCGGTGGGGTGGATGGAGCGCACCCCGGCGCACGAGACGCTGCGCATCGTGCTGGGGCGCTCCATCATCGCCGGCGTCGCGCGCCGCGGCGGCTTCCCCTGCGACCAGGGGAGCGCCACGCTGGACCTCCCCTCCGGCTACTCCCTACTCGCCTGGATGCGGCGCCGCGTGCCGCGCGTGGAGCGTCTGGCGCGGCTCGCCATCCGGCTGGGCCCGGAGTGGGCGCTGTACCCGGTGGGCGCCGCCGCCGCCCGCGCCGCCGCCCGCGCCGTGCGGCGCGCGGGATAG
- a CDS encoding tetratricopeptide repeat protein yields MAPEATTEQLLARAKEAYARNAYLAALADLQLVAERHPEFPDVQNLMGLCLSLVGRTDEALEAFGRATELNPGYVEAHLNRAITLNDLGRTEEARESFAHAAGADEEKSGGRFSSAAAARLANLHQDLGDLYADAGGVEEAMAEYRKALVLRPQFLDIRNKLGRLLVEVGRHDEAVAELRGVVEARPSFAAARANLGLALYRAGRVEEAGAEWRRTLEQNPGNAQVSSYLGMLERQREGAAGRTQTSVNDR; encoded by the coding sequence ATGGCCCCCGAAGCCACGACGGAGCAGCTCCTGGCGCGCGCCAAAGAAGCATACGCGCGCAACGCCTACCTCGCCGCCCTGGCCGACCTGCAGCTGGTGGCGGAGCGGCACCCCGAGTTCCCGGACGTGCAGAACCTGATGGGGCTCTGCCTTTCGCTGGTGGGGCGCACGGACGAGGCGCTGGAAGCGTTCGGGCGGGCCACGGAGCTGAACCCCGGGTACGTGGAGGCGCACCTCAACCGCGCCATCACGCTCAACGACCTGGGCCGCACCGAGGAGGCGCGCGAGTCGTTCGCCCACGCGGCGGGGGCGGACGAGGAGAAGTCCGGCGGGCGCTTTTCCAGCGCGGCGGCGGCGCGGCTGGCCAACCTGCACCAGGACCTCGGCGACCTGTACGCCGACGCCGGCGGGGTGGAAGAGGCGATGGCCGAGTACCGCAAGGCGCTGGTGCTGCGCCCCCAGTTCCTGGATATCCGAAACAAGCTGGGCCGCCTTCTCGTTGAGGTGGGTCGGCACGACGAAGCGGTGGCCGAGCTGCGCGGCGTGGTGGAAGCCCGCCCCTCCTTCGCCGCCGCGCGCGCCAACCTGGGGCTTGCGCTGTACCGCGCCGGCCGGGTGGAGGAAGCCGGGGCGGAGTGGCGCCGGACGCTGGAGCAGAACCCCGGCAACGCCCAGGTGTCGTCGTACCTGGGGATGCTGGAACGGCAGCGCGAGGGCGCCGCTGGGCGCACGCAGACTTCCGTCAACGACCGTTGA